One genomic region from Halococcus qingdaonensis encodes:
- a CDS encoding NOB1 family endonuclease, producing the protein MEILDASAFINEYDAGDDIATVPAVGAELDGESSYRYDALEGAGMYIHVPEEAVIGRIERAASESGDKEELSETDIELLAAAFELDAKLVTDDYAMQNVAERLDIYVEFIARDGITEQRDWDFQCQGCGRVFDENKDRCPICGSGLTRKNPS; encoded by the coding sequence ATGGAGATCCTCGACGCCTCGGCGTTCATCAACGAGTACGACGCCGGCGACGACATCGCGACCGTGCCCGCCGTCGGTGCCGAACTCGACGGCGAGAGTTCCTATCGCTACGACGCGCTCGAAGGAGCGGGTATGTACATCCACGTGCCCGAAGAGGCCGTCATCGGGCGCATCGAACGCGCCGCGAGCGAGAGCGGCGACAAGGAAGAACTCTCGGAGACGGATATCGAACTGCTGGCGGCCGCCTTCGAACTCGATGCAAAGCTGGTGACCGACGACTACGCTATGCAGAACGTCGCCGAGCGACTCGACATCTACGTCGAGTTCATCGCTCGCGACGGGATCACCGAACAGCGCGACTGGGACTTCCAGTGTCAGGGCTGTGGCCGCGTGTTCGACGAGAACAAGGATCGCTGTCCGATCTGCGGCAGCGGCCTCACCCGGAAGAACCCCTCGTAG
- a CDS encoding PRC-barrel domain-containing protein: MPDVLARKLIDKAVIGSDGTELGTLSTLTMDPDTGRLGDLLITPRSETTEQIDLERDEDGRYAVAIGRVQAVKDHIVVDR; this comes from the coding sequence ATGCCGGACGTACTCGCACGGAAGCTAATCGACAAGGCCGTCATCGGCTCCGATGGTACCGAACTGGGCACGCTCTCGACGCTGACGATGGACCCCGACACGGGGCGACTGGGCGATCTGCTCATCACGCCGCGGAGCGAGACCACCGAACAGATCGACCTCGAACGCGACGAGGACGGGAGATACGCCGTCGCCATCGGCCGCGTGCAGGCCGTCAAAGACCACATCGTCGTCGACCGCTAA
- the infB gene encoding translation initiation factor IF-2, protein MSETHTDAETDGDAVATLRTPIVAVLGHVDHGKTTLLDRIRGSTVTEGEAGAITQHIGATAVPLETVSELAGSLVDPTDFDLPGLLFIDTPGHHSFSTLRSRGGALADIAVLVVDVNDGFQPQTIEAIDILQRTETPFVVAANKIDTVPGWNPQDDAPIQESYDDQSDRARETLDERLYELIGELSEHDFSADMYWRVQDFANNVGVVPTSAETGEGVPDVLTVLMGLSQRYLKDAMAIDAEGPGAGTVLEVKEQKGFGTAIDVVLYDGTVRADDTVVVGATGEPIVTDVRALLQPRPLAEIRTEKRFEQVDAVSAAAGLKIAAPDLDDAMAGAPVRVVRDRSREEVVQEVQEELAAIGVTTEEEGVVVKADTLGSLEAVANALDEAEIPIVRAEVGDVAPRDVTVASTADEERHETVLAFSVDVLDNAEQQADEGDIRIFESDVIYRLIEEYEEFIAERERSQQDTILENISRPARFRLLPDHTFRQNDPAVVGVEVMTGTLKRNATVVDFEGNEPERRGQVKGIQEQGEDVEQARAGERVSVAIDGPTVGRQIEEGDELWSEIPEKHAKVLEQELTDDIPADELEALHIYLDKQRQRDPFWGK, encoded by the coding sequence ATGTCGGAGACACATACTGACGCGGAGACGGACGGCGACGCAGTAGCAACGCTTCGGACCCCCATCGTCGCCGTTCTCGGTCACGTCGACCACGGCAAGACGACCCTCCTGGACCGGATCCGTGGCTCGACGGTCACGGAGGGCGAGGCGGGGGCGATAACCCAGCACATCGGCGCGACCGCCGTCCCGCTCGAAACGGTCTCGGAGCTCGCGGGCAGTCTCGTCGATCCGACCGATTTCGATCTCCCCGGTCTACTCTTTATCGACACGCCGGGTCACCACTCCTTCTCGACGCTGCGCTCGCGTGGCGGGGCGCTCGCCGATATCGCCGTACTCGTGGTGGACGTCAACGACGGGTTCCAGCCACAGACGATCGAGGCGATCGACATCCTCCAGCGCACCGAGACGCCGTTCGTCGTGGCGGCGAACAAGATCGACACCGTGCCGGGCTGGAACCCGCAGGACGACGCCCCCATCCAGGAGAGCTACGACGACCAGTCCGATCGCGCGCGCGAGACGCTCGACGAGCGCCTCTACGAACTCATCGGCGAACTCTCGGAGCACGATTTCTCGGCGGACATGTACTGGCGCGTCCAGGACTTCGCCAACAACGTCGGCGTCGTGCCGACGAGCGCCGAGACCGGCGAGGGAGTGCCCGACGTGCTGACCGTACTGATGGGACTTTCGCAGCGTTATCTCAAGGACGCGATGGCAATCGACGCCGAGGGGCCGGGCGCGGGCACGGTGCTTGAGGTCAAAGAGCAGAAGGGGTTCGGCACGGCGATCGACGTGGTGCTCTACGATGGAACCGTGCGCGCCGACGACACGGTCGTCGTGGGCGCGACGGGCGAGCCGATCGTGACCGACGTGCGCGCGCTACTCCAGCCGCGCCCGCTCGCCGAGATCCGCACCGAAAAGCGGTTCGAGCAGGTCGACGCGGTGAGCGCGGCGGCTGGGCTCAAGATCGCCGCGCCCGATCTCGACGACGCGATGGCCGGCGCGCCCGTCCGCGTCGTGCGCGACCGCTCGCGCGAGGAGGTCGTCCAGGAAGTCCAGGAAGAACTGGCGGCCATCGGCGTCACCACCGAGGAGGAGGGCGTCGTCGTCAAGGCCGACACGCTCGGCAGTCTGGAGGCGGTCGCGAACGCGCTCGACGAGGCCGAGATCCCGATCGTCCGCGCCGAGGTCGGCGACGTCGCGCCGCGCGATGTCACGGTCGCGAGCACCGCTGACGAGGAGCGCCACGAGACGGTGCTCGCCTTCTCGGTCGACGTGCTCGACAACGCCGAGCAACAGGCCGACGAGGGCGACATCCGGATCTTCGAGAGCGACGTCATCTACCGGCTGATCGAGGAGTACGAGGAGTTCATCGCCGAGCGCGAGCGCAGCCAGCAGGACACCATCCTCGAAAACATCTCCCGGCCCGCCCGCTTTCGCCTGCTGCCCGATCACACCTTCCGGCAGAACGACCCCGCCGTCGTCGGCGTCGAGGTGATGACGGGCACGCTGAAGCGCAACGCGACCGTCGTCGACTTCGAGGGGAACGAACCCGAGCGCCGCGGGCAGGTCAAGGGCATCCAGGAACAGGGTGAGGACGTCGAACAGGCCCGCGCGGGCGAGCGCGTCAGCGTCGCGATCGACGGGCCGACGGTCGGCCGACAGATCGAGGAGGGTGACGAGCTCTGGTCTGAGATCCCCGAAAAACACGCGAAGGTGCTCGAACAGGAGCTCACCGACGACATCCCGGCCGACGAACTCGAAGCGCTGCACATCTATCTCGACAAACAGCGCCAGCGCGACCCCTTCTGGGGGAAATGA
- a CDS encoding DUF5811 family protein, translating to MGPNVNTADVELSVEQRRALQAGLDTVAARTREYLPDEYVVGAQIIAGNDGPQGTIAVQPPVGAAVSAGFTPDFEDLSDGIAEEDRTEVARQLAASAALQVKQAVSDGITPVGR from the coding sequence ATGGGACCGAACGTCAACACCGCGGACGTGGAACTCTCGGTCGAGCAACGCCGGGCGCTCCAGGCCGGTCTCGACACCGTCGCCGCCCGCACCCGCGAGTATCTCCCCGACGAGTACGTCGTCGGCGCGCAGATCATCGCCGGCAACGACGGGCCACAGGGGACGATCGCGGTCCAGCCGCCGGTCGGCGCGGCCGTCAGCGCCGGCTTCACGCCGGATTTCGAGGATCTGAGCGACGGCATCGCCGAAGAGGACAGAACCGAAGTCGCGAGACAGCTCGCCGCCAGCGCCGCCCTCCAGGTGAAACAGGCGGTGTCGGACGGCATCACACCGGTCGGTCGTTGA
- a CDS encoding pyruvoyl-dependent arginine decarboxylase: MQIRIVTGTGTGPTPIAAYDAALAAAGVHNYNITTVSSVIPDGSTLEIVDSAPDLGPVGERLTVVEARATSGVGESGVAAGLGWTTTESDRGLFYEATDTDPESVREGVAAGLDSGRALREWTFTDERIVTEHVEGTDGSFATALVLGIYGDSEPI; encoded by the coding sequence ATGCAGATCAGAATCGTCACGGGAACCGGTACCGGGCCGACACCGATCGCGGCCTACGACGCCGCACTCGCCGCCGCCGGCGTCCACAACTACAACATCACCACCGTCTCGTCGGTGATCCCCGACGGCAGCACGCTCGAAATCGTCGACAGCGCGCCGGACCTCGGACCGGTCGGCGAGCGCCTCACCGTCGTCGAGGCGCGCGCCACGAGCGGGGTCGGTGAGAGTGGCGTGGCGGCCGGCCTCGGCTGGACGACGACCGAGAGCGATCGGGGACTGTTCTACGAGGCGACCGATACCGATCCGGAGAGCGTTCGCGAGGGCGTGGCCGCAGGGCTCGACTCCGGGCGCGCGCTCCGCGAGTGGACGTTCACCGACGAGCGCATCGTGACCGAACACGTCGAGGGGACCGACGGATCGTTCGCGACGGCGCTCGTGCTCGGGATCTACGGCGACAGCGAGCCGATATAG
- the pan2 gene encoding proteasome-activating nucleotidase Pan2, with the protein MSHSPSLPDRPRLDLDPELSDAERLDALAKHFESVSNVHDELADRLEEAEAEREELSEEAERLQRENEALKTSSLYVATVEEFTDEGAIVRQHGNNQEVLTEVAPGIADGIENGDRVAVDDSFSIQRPLDSETDVRAQAMQIENRPAVGYADIGGIDDQIREVREAVEMPLVDPERFDTVGIEPPTGVLLHGPPGTGKTMLAKAVANETDATFIKMAGSELVRKFIGEGARLVRDLFELASEHEPAVIFIDEIDAVASKRTDSKTSGDAEVQRTMMQLLSEMDGFEERGDISIIAATNRFDMLDRAILRPGRFDRLIEVPKPGPDGREKIFAIHTRGMNLDDDVAFDELAEMADEFSGAEIESLTTEAGMFAVRDDRSEVRMSDFEDALAKITEDDTAADPVAFL; encoded by the coding sequence ATGTCCCACAGTCCCTCCCTCCCGGACCGACCGCGTCTCGATCTCGATCCGGAGTTGAGCGATGCCGAGCGGCTCGATGCCCTGGCCAAACACTTCGAGAGCGTCTCGAACGTCCACGACGAGCTCGCCGATCGCCTCGAGGAAGCCGAGGCCGAACGTGAGGAGCTCTCCGAAGAAGCCGAACGGCTCCAGCGCGAGAACGAGGCGCTCAAGACCTCCTCGCTGTACGTCGCCACCGTCGAGGAGTTCACCGACGAGGGAGCGATCGTCAGACAGCACGGCAACAACCAGGAAGTGTTGACGGAGGTCGCGCCCGGGATCGCCGACGGTATCGAGAACGGCGATCGCGTCGCCGTCGACGACTCGTTCAGCATCCAGCGCCCACTCGACAGCGAGACCGACGTGCGCGCGCAGGCGATGCAGATCGAGAATCGCCCGGCGGTCGGCTACGCCGACATCGGCGGGATCGACGACCAGATCCGAGAGGTCAGGGAAGCCGTCGAGATGCCGCTGGTCGATCCCGAGCGGTTCGACACCGTGGGCATCGAACCACCGACCGGCGTCCTCCTCCACGGTCCGCCCGGCACGGGCAAGACGATGCTCGCCAAGGCCGTCGCCAACGAGACCGACGCGACGTTCATCAAGATGGCGGGCTCGGAGCTCGTCCGCAAGTTCATCGGCGAGGGCGCACGGCTCGTCCGTGATCTCTTCGAGTTGGCGAGCGAGCACGAGCCCGCCGTGATCTTCATCGACGAGATCGACGCCGTCGCCTCAAAGCGCACGGACTCCAAGACCTCCGGCGACGCCGAGGTCCAGCGGACGATGATGCAGCTCCTCTCCGAGATGGATGGCTTCGAAGAACGCGGCGACATCTCGATCATCGCCGCCACGAACCGCTTCGACATGCTCGATCGGGCGATCCTCCGGCCCGGTCGGTTCGACCGGCTCATCGAGGTGCCGAAACCCGGGCCCGACGGTCGCGAGAAGATCTTCGCCATCCACACGCGCGGGATGAACCTCGACGACGACGTGGCGTTCGACGAACTCGCCGAAATGGCCGACGAGTTCAGCGGCGCGGAGATCGAGAGCCTCACGACCGAAGCCGGCATGTTCGCCGTCCGCGACGACCGCAGCGAGGTGCGGATGAGCGACTTCGAGGATGCTCTGGCGAAGATCACCGAGGACGACACCGCCGCCGATCCGGTCGCCTTCCTCTGA
- the pepF gene encoding oligoendopeptidase F, with protein MSSVPERNEIDTEYTWDLSNLYATDEDWEAAYEDVEEGISALEAYEGRATEDGETLLATLETREELFRKLSNVVSYARMRRDEDTTDQQYQALTARAQSLASDASSAASFIDPALQDCTREELDAMIEEEPELETYDHYFDDVLRMKPHTRSAEIEALLADLGEVTGAANEVYEMLTNADMEFPTVEDPDGEAVEISLSNFTKLQKRPDRAFRRDVYEQFYDEWDDVRNAVGAAHRNSVKADVKLADARNYDSARKAGLDGANIPVEVYDTLVDTVRGNLDVLNRHADLKRERLGVDELRMWDLYMPMVDSESPEVPYEDAKEHVTAAVAPLGEEYQEQLAAGLDSRWVDVYENQGKQSGAYSGGTYDSQPYILMNYQDDIASMYTLAHELGHSLHSELASEAQPYIYGDYEIFVAEIASTVNEALLTHHLLDTVEDDSFRRHVLNEYLERFRATLVRQTMFAEFEQQTHELTEAGEALTPDRLDDIYGTLKSDYYQDAAIDDRIAREWMRIPHFYRPFYVYQYATGISAAVALAERIRGGDEDAAASYREFLSAGSHGYPIELLREAGVDMTDADPIEAAFTAYDDALSEFEELA; from the coding sequence ATGAGTTCGGTTCCCGAACGCAACGAGATCGACACCGAATACACGTGGGATCTCTCGAATCTCTACGCCACCGACGAGGACTGGGAGGCCGCCTACGAGGACGTCGAGGAGGGGATTTCGGCGCTCGAAGCCTACGAAGGACGGGCGACCGAGGACGGCGAAACCCTGCTGGCGACGCTCGAAACGCGCGAGGAGCTGTTCAGGAAGCTCTCGAACGTCGTCTCCTACGCACGGATGCGCCGCGACGAGGACACCACCGATCAGCAGTATCAGGCGCTCACCGCGCGGGCACAGTCGCTGGCGAGCGACGCGTCGAGCGCGGCGAGTTTCATCGACCCCGCGCTCCAGGACTGCACGCGCGAGGAACTCGATGCGATGATCGAGGAAGAGCCCGAACTCGAAACGTACGATCACTACTTCGACGACGTGTTGCGGATGAAGCCCCACACCCGCTCGGCGGAGATCGAGGCGCTGCTCGCGGATCTCGGCGAGGTGACGGGCGCGGCCAACGAGGTCTACGAGATGCTCACGAACGCCGACATGGAGTTCCCCACCGTCGAGGATCCCGACGGGGAAGCCGTCGAGATCTCGCTGAGCAACTTCACGAAGCTCCAGAAACGACCCGATCGCGCCTTCCGTCGGGACGTCTACGAACAGTTCTACGACGAGTGGGACGACGTCAGAAACGCGGTCGGGGCCGCCCACCGCAACAGCGTCAAGGCCGACGTGAAACTCGCCGACGCCAGGAATTACGACAGCGCACGAAAGGCCGGTCTCGACGGCGCGAACATCCCCGTCGAGGTCTACGACACGCTCGTCGATACTGTACGAGGGAACCTCGACGTGCTCAACCGCCACGCCGACCTCAAGCGCGAACGACTCGGCGTCGACGAACTGCGGATGTGGGATCTCTACATGCCGATGGTCGACTCCGAGAGCCCCGAGGTGCCATACGAGGACGCCAAAGAACACGTCACGGCCGCGGTCGCGCCGCTCGGCGAGGAGTATCAGGAGCAGCTCGCGGCAGGCCTCGACTCCCGCTGGGTCGACGTCTACGAGAACCAGGGCAAGCAGTCGGGGGCGTACTCGGGCGGGACCTACGACTCACAGCCCTACATCCTGATGAATTATCAGGACGACATCGCCTCGATGTACACGCTCGCCCACGAACTCGGCCACTCGCTGCACTCCGAACTGGCGAGCGAGGCCCAGCCCTATATCTACGGCGACTACGAGATCTTCGTCGCCGAGATCGCCTCGACGGTGAACGAGGCGCTGCTGACCCACCACCTGCTCGACACCGTGGAGGACGACTCCTTCCGCCGGCACGTGCTCAACGAGTATCTCGAACGGTTCCGTGCGACGCTCGTCCGCCAGACGATGTTCGCCGAGTTCGAGCAGCAGACCCACGAGCTCACCGAAGCAGGCGAGGCGCTCACGCCCGACCGTCTCGACGACATTTACGGCACGCTCAAGAGCGACTACTATCAGGACGCGGCAATCGACGACCGCATCGCCCGCGAGTGGATGCGAATCCCGCACTTCTACCGGCCGTTCTACGTCTACCAGTACGCGACGGGCATCTCGGCGGCGGTCGCGCTCGCCGAGCGCATCCGCGGGGGTGACGAGGACGCCGCAGCATCCTACCGGGAGTTCCTCTCGGCCGGCTCGCACGGCTATCCGATCGAGCTGCTCCGCGAAGCGGGCGTCGACATGACCGACGCGGACCCGATCGAGGCGGCGTTTACGGCCTACGACGACGCGCTTTCGGAGTTCGAAGAGCTGGCATAA
- a CDS encoding zinc ribbon domain-containing protein: protein MGETRSRKRPWLAALLSAIAPAFGHLYLRRWLRALGWLGVTMLSSVFVPDATLDALVSGQSFAWLDAAPLLAVSLLSVLDAYRLAVVNNYLLRARSVGTEMAVCPDCGRPVEDDLDFCQWCGTTLDEVGADEPARHDVQ, encoded by the coding sequence ATGGGAGAAACCCGTTCGCGGAAACGGCCGTGGCTCGCGGCGTTGCTCTCGGCCATCGCGCCCGCGTTCGGCCACCTCTATCTCCGACGGTGGCTCCGGGCGCTCGGCTGGCTCGGGGTGACGATGCTTTCGAGCGTGTTCGTTCCCGATGCGACGCTCGATGCGCTCGTCTCCGGCCAGTCGTTCGCGTGGCTCGACGCCGCGCCGCTGCTCGCCGTCTCGCTGCTCAGCGTGCTCGATGCCTACCGGCTCGCGGTCGTCAACAACTACCTCCTCCGTGCCCGGAGCGTCGGCACGGAGATGGCGGTCTGTCCCGACTGCGGCCGGCCCGTCGAGGACGATCTCGACTTCTGCCAGTGGTGCGGGACGACCCTCGACGAGGTGGGTGCCGACGAACCCGCACGCCACGATGTCCAGTAG
- the truA gene encoding tRNA pseudouridine(38-40) synthase TruA encodes MRVFRLAYDGRPFYGFQRQPTVPTVEGTLFDALRELGVLDPDKRKPSGYAAAGRTDRGVSAVAQTIGLAAPEWLTPRALNGVLPGSIRAWAHADTGSFHATHDAVAREYTYQLHAPAADGERARTVLRRLAGEHDFYNLTPDDHNTVRTLAGEIERDSEFVIVTLRAGGFSRQLVRRIVTLVRNVATGDASLSMVDRALSDETLSGPDGIAAAPAAPLVLTGVDYPGLDFRVDEEAATSARELFENVRTEAATRARVAGEIEQRID; translated from the coding sequence ATGCGTGTGTTCCGGCTCGCCTACGACGGCCGACCGTTTTATGGCTTCCAGCGCCAGCCCACGGTGCCGACCGTCGAGGGGACGTTGTTCGATGCCCTCCGCGAGCTTGGCGTGCTCGATCCGGACAAACGAAAGCCATCGGGCTACGCCGCCGCGGGACGGACCGACAGGGGCGTCTCGGCGGTCGCACAGACGATCGGGCTCGCAGCACCGGAGTGGCTCACACCGCGGGCGCTCAACGGCGTGCTTCCAGGGTCGATTCGCGCGTGGGCACACGCCGATACGGGGTCGTTTCACGCGACCCACGACGCCGTTGCACGCGAATACACCTACCAGCTCCACGCGCCGGCGGCCGACGGCGAGCGGGCGCGCACAGTTCTGAGACGGCTCGCGGGCGAACACGATTTCTACAATCTCACGCCCGACGATCACAACACCGTCCGCACGCTCGCCGGCGAGATCGAGCGCGATAGCGAGTTCGTGATCGTGACGCTCCGTGCAGGAGGCTTCTCTCGCCAGCTCGTTCGTCGTATCGTCACGCTCGTTCGGAACGTCGCGACCGGCGACGCGTCGCTCTCAATGGTCGATCGGGCGCTCTCGGACGAAACGCTCTCGGGGCCGGACGGGATCGCGGCCGCACCGGCCGCGCCGCTCGTGCTCACCGGCGTCGACTATCCAGGACTCGACTTTCGAGTCGACGAGGAGGCCGCTACGAGCGCGCGAGAACTGTTCGAGAACGTCCGTACTGAGGCCGCAACGCGAGCACGCGTCGCCGGCGAGATAGAGCAACGGATCGACTAG
- a CDS encoding MFS transporter: MSTINKYLGINREVLALAIARMADSVGNSFLIVVLPIYIASGTIEGGTGGLGVSLLTGLILSAFGFFNSALQPFAGRLSDKLGKRKAFVLAGLGLLAVANFTYSLATSYWMLFVIRIAQGLGASLTIVATIALVNELADDESRGGNMGTFNTFRLLGFGAGPIVAGSVIGGGPYSLLGLSITGFEAAFYIATISAVVSFVLVTLLVTDPDIERATDDGDTSIAVFDHDADGLIDPVFALGVASLFMAVGIALLSAIEPQVNARLGQGAGLFGIEFSAFVLMQVLFQAPIGSASDRYGRKPFILIGLVLLVPATLAQGFVVAPWQMIVARAAQGIAGALVFAPALALAGDLASKGSSGTQLSVLTMSFGLGTAIGPLASGFLVRFGYAAPFVFGAVLAALGLVLVYTQVQETVAVDPDAVGSAPTAQD; this comes from the coding sequence GTGAGCACGATCAACAAATACCTCGGCATCAACCGCGAGGTACTCGCGCTGGCGATCGCCCGGATGGCTGACTCGGTGGGCAACTCCTTTCTCATCGTCGTCCTCCCGATCTACATTGCCAGCGGGACGATCGAGGGCGGGACGGGCGGGCTCGGCGTCTCGCTGCTCACGGGGCTGATCCTCTCGGCGTTTGGCTTCTTCAACAGCGCGCTCCAGCCCTTTGCCGGGCGTCTGTCGGACAAACTCGGCAAGCGAAAGGCGTTCGTCCTCGCCGGGCTGGGACTGCTCGCGGTCGCGAATTTCACCTACTCGCTGGCGACGAGCTACTGGATGCTGTTCGTCATCCGGATCGCACAGGGGCTCGGCGCGTCGCTGACGATCGTCGCGACGATCGCGCTAGTCAACGAGCTCGCCGACGACGAGAGCCGCGGCGGGAACATGGGCACGTTCAACACCTTCCGACTGCTCGGCTTCGGGGCCGGTCCGATCGTCGCCGGGTCGGTCATCGGCGGCGGCCCGTACTCCCTTCTCGGGCTCTCGATCACGGGCTTCGAGGCGGCCTTCTACATCGCGACCATCTCGGCGGTGGTGAGTTTCGTGCTCGTCACGCTGCTCGTCACCGATCCCGACATCGAGCGCGCGACCGACGACGGGGACACCTCGATCGCGGTGTTCGACCACGACGCCGACGGGCTGATCGACCCGGTGTTCGCCCTCGGGGTCGCCTCGCTGTTCATGGCTGTCGGTATCGCCTTGCTCTCGGCGATCGAACCGCAGGTCAACGCCCGGCTCGGACAGGGTGCCGGACTGTTCGGCATCGAGTTCTCGGCGTTCGTGCTGATGCAGGTGCTCTTCCAGGCACCGATCGGTAGCGCGAGCGACCGCTACGGCCGCAAACCGTTCATCCTCATCGGGCTCGTCCTGCTCGTGCCCGCGACGCTCGCGCAGGGGTTCGTCGTCGCGCCGTGGCAGATGATCGTCGCCCGTGCCGCACAGGGGATCGCGGGCGCGCTCGTGTTCGCGCCGGCGCTCGCGCTCGCGGGCGATCTCGCGAGCAAGGGCTCGTCCGGCACGCAGCTGTCGGTGCTGACGATGTCGTTCGGCCTCGGCACCGCGATCGGGCCGCTCGCGTCGGGCTTTCTGGTGCGCTTTGGCTACGCCGCCCCGTTCGTCTTCGGCGCGGTGCTCGCCGCTCTTGGCCTCGTGCTCGTCTATACACAGGTTCAGGAGACCGTCGCTGTCGATCCCGATGCCGTCGGTTCCGCACCGACGGCCCAGGACTAA
- the hisS gene encoding histidine--tRNA ligase, with amino-acid sequence MYDRIKGFRDFYPGEMSARREVIDDVEEVAQRYGFREIGTPALERTQMYADKSGEEIVEELYNFTDHGGREVAMTPELTPTVARMVVEKQQALSKPIKWVSSRPFWRYEAVQQGRFREFYQTNVDIFGSAEPTADAEILAYAADALTELGLTSDDFEFRVSHRDILGGLLESFDADVDTEAAIRAVDKRDKLAIGEYRALLGDAGLSESDAEAFDELLATEEENLDELVAAAETERVENAVENLQNVLDATADLGARDYCTLSLDTARGLDYYTGVVFECFDTTGTVGRAVFGGGRYDDLIEGFGGQPTPAVGVALGMATLSLLCERAGVWPEEATTTDYYVLQVGDTRETAAGITRELRERGHVVETDIAGRSFGAQLEYADSIGAETTVIVGEQDLADGNVTVKEMASGDQHQVPVDEFPDAGERK; translated from the coding sequence ATGTACGACCGCATCAAGGGCTTTCGTGATTTCTATCCCGGCGAGATGAGCGCTCGCCGTGAGGTCATCGACGACGTCGAGGAGGTCGCCCAGCGCTACGGCTTCCGCGAGATCGGCACGCCGGCGCTCGAACGCACGCAGATGTACGCCGACAAGAGCGGCGAGGAGATCGTCGAGGAGCTCTACAACTTCACCGACCACGGCGGTCGCGAGGTGGCGATGACGCCCGAGCTCACGCCGACGGTCGCGCGGATGGTCGTCGAAAAGCAGCAGGCGCTCTCGAAACCGATCAAGTGGGTCTCGTCGCGACCGTTCTGGCGCTACGAGGCGGTCCAGCAGGGCCGGTTTCGCGAGTTCTACCAGACCAACGTCGATATCTTCGGTTCGGCGGAACCGACCGCCGACGCCGAGATCCTCGCATACGCCGCCGACGCGCTCACCGAGCTCGGGCTCACGAGCGACGACTTCGAGTTCCGAGTGAGCCACCGCGACATCCTGGGAGGGTTGTTGGAGTCGTTCGACGCCGACGTCGACACCGAGGCGGCGATCCGCGCGGTCGACAAACGCGACAAGCTCGCCATCGGCGAGTATCGCGCACTGCTCGGCGACGCGGGCCTCTCGGAATCCGATGCCGAAGCGTTCGACGAGCTACTCGCAACCGAGGAGGAGAACCTCGACGAGCTCGTGGCCGCCGCCGAGACCGAACGTGTGGAGAATGCGGTCGAGAATCTCCAGAACGTGCTCGACGCGACGGCCGATCTCGGCGCGCGCGACTACTGCACGCTCTCGCTCGACACCGCACGGGGTCTCGACTACTATACGGGAGTGGTCTTCGAGTGCTTCGACACCACCGGCACAGTGGGCCGAGCGGTGTTCGGCGGCGGGCGCTACGACGATCTCATCGAGGGGTTCGGCGGCCAGCCGACGCCCGCGGTCGGCGTCGCGCTCGGGATGGCGACCCTCTCGCTGCTCTGCGAACGCGCCGGCGTCTGGCCCGAAGAAGCGACGACGACGGACTACTACGTTCTTCAAGTGGGTGACACGCGCGAGACCGCCGCCGGGATCACCCGCGAGCTGCGCGAGCGCGGCCACGTCGTCGAGACCGACATCGCCGGCCGAAGCTTCGGCGCACAGCTGGAGTACGCCGACTCGATCGGTGCCGAGACGACCGTCATCGTCGGCGAACAGGACCTCGCCGACGGGAACGTGACCGTCAAGGAGATGGCGTCGGGCGATCAGCACCAGGTACCGGTCGACGAGTTTCCCGATGCCGGCGAAAGAAAGTAG
- a CDS encoding DNA-binding protein — MSGSEEDIEELRKQKLEQLKEQQQGGGQNEEARQAQQEQAEAQKSAVLRQNLTDGARQRLNSVKMSKPEFGEQVEQQVFALARSGRLGDKIDEDQMRELLQELKPDKKSFDIKRR, encoded by the coding sequence ATGAGCGGCTCCGAGGAGGACATCGAAGAACTGCGCAAGCAGAAGCTCGAACAGCTCAAAGAACAGCAGCAGGGCGGCGGGCAGAACGAGGAGGCCAGACAGGCCCAGCAGGAACAGGCCGAAGCACAGAAATCGGCCGTACTCCGCCAGAACCTCACCGACGGGGCCAGACAGCGGCTCAACTCGGTGAAGATGAGCAAGCCCGAGTTCGGTGAGCAGGTCGAACAGCAGGTGTTCGCGCTCGCACGCAGCGGCCGGCTCGGCGACAAGATCGACGAAGACCAGATGCGGGAGTTGCTCCAGGAGCTCAAACCCGACAAGAAGAGCTTCGACATCAAACGACGATAG